GAAAGAAAAAGAAAAATGGTCACGTTTCGACAGGTGGACAGTGAGCTTTGTCGAACTGCTCAACGACCACAAGCCCATAAATTTATTTAGGGAACGAATTCAAAACACAACGACCAACTCAGTGACCACATTTGTTACTCTCCGAGAAGCCGCTGCGTGTCTACGAGACACGTAGTGCAAGAAACAATGGGTAACAGAGCTATTTTTCAAAATTATCTATTTATTAATATTAAATGAGGTTTCTAAACTAATGGTATTTTTTTCTATCATAGTACCAACCTATAATCGAGCCAATCTTTTAAAAAGAACCATTGAATCTATAATTGAACAAAAATATTCTGATTTTGAATTAATTATTATTGATGATGGTTCTACAGATAAAACTGATGAAGTCATCAAAGATTTTTTAGGATTTTGTAAATTTATCAAGCAAAATAATTTAGGACCAAGTTTTGCTCGAAATAGAGGAGCAGAATTATCTTCAGGTCAATATTTAGTATTTCTTGACAGTGATGATCTTTATTTCAAGTGGACTTTAGATATCTATTATAAGACGATATTAGACTTCAATTTTCCTGCTATTGTTACTGGTTCACCTTATATTTTTACAGAGGAAACTAATTTAACAAATGTTACATATGAGCCTTTGATAGTAGAGTCATTTCCAGACTACTTTGCTTCTGCCGATAAATGGAGATGGTTTAGTGCTTCCTCTTTTGTAATTAGAAAAGATTACTTTGAAGCGGTCAATGGCTTTAATAATAAGTGGGGTGCAGAAGATGCTGATATTCTAATGCGATTGGGTACTTGTCCAGGATTTGTACATATTTGCAAGCCATATACTTTTGCTTATCGTCAGCAATCTATAAGTTTGAAAAGCGATTCTTCATACATTAAAGGCAGTAGCCAAGTATTAATTAATAGTGAAAAACAAGGTATTTATCCTGGATTTAATCCTCGCGCTTTAGAACGTTATCAAATATTAACTAGAGCTACAAGACCTGCTAGCTTAGATTGCCTGCACTGCGGCTTATATCAGGATGCTTGGAAAATATACAAGCAGACAATTTTTTGGAACTTTAAATTACTTAGATGGAAATATTTATTCACATTTCCGTTTTTAATAATTGGATTCAAAATTAGGTCTACTATTAGCCACATTATTCATAATTCTCAATAATTTTTTATAAAATCAATGCTCCGACTAGTACATAATTTCAATTATCGCCTTTTTGAGGGCATAAAGAGCCGTTGGCGCAATCTATATTATCAGGCTCTTGGTGTAAAACTACATGGCTATATTTGGCTAAGAGAAATTGATATTCCTCGCAACTTCGATGATATTGAAATAGAAAGTTTCTGTGCTTTCGATCAAGGTGTAACTCTACTTTGTAGTGGTGAACCCCTACCCCATCCCAAAATTTATATTGGCGCTTACACATATATCAACCGGAATACATTTCTCGATGCGATTTTATCATTAACCATTGGTCAACAATGTGGTATTGGCCCTGGTTGCTATATTACCGATCACGATCATGGTCTTGATTTAGCTTTAGCACCCCTAGCACAACCGATGGTTGCTCAACCTACAAAAATAGGCGATCGCGTCTGGATTGGTGCTAATGTCACCATTCTCAAAGGTGTAACCATTGGTAATGATGCTGTAGTTGGTGCTGGTAGCGTTGTCACCAAAGATGTACCAGAAAAGGCGATCGCAGTTGGGGTACCAGCTAAAGTTATTAAATACAGAAGTGAACCATGATTGTAACTCAAAAATTAGCAGATTTAGTATCAATTGGTATTACAACCAAGAATCGCTGGCAAGATTTAGAAATCACACTCACCAAGATAAAAGAAGTCGGTTTAGAAACACTACCAATCCTGATTTTTGATGATGGTTCTGACGAACCTTGTCCTTTTGATATTTCAAGTTTTTCTCAGCAAATTGAACTCAAGCGATTTACAGAATCAAAAGGTTTAATTGTTCGTCGTAACCAGTTAGCACAAACAATTCAGACCAAATACTACCTGAGTCTAGATGATGATTCCTTTCCAGTTTCTGGTTCCTTGGAGGCTGCTGTTAAATTTGCCGCATCTCAGGAAACCAACCTACTATGTCTTGCTTTTCCAGTATACAATCCAGTAATCGCCGATTATCAAAGCCAATCGCTCCAGCAACAGCCATATCAAGTAAGGTTTTTTATTGGTTGTGGACATTTGCTCCATCGCCAAAATTTCTTACATTTAGGTGGATACTGTGAGGCACTAATTCATCAAGGTGAAGAAATGGAGATTGCAGCTAGAGGCTTTCAAAAAAGCTTATATTGCTATCATTTTCCTGATGTTCAAATTCATCATACCGCCTCTAATCAAGGTAGAAACTGGCAGATAATGGATTTTTATGGAGCCAGAAATAATGTTTTCTGGAATGATTGGTTTGTCCCTAAAGAACTTAAATTAATGAAGCAAAGCCGTACCTTTATATCCCGATTAATCCAATGTTTCAAAGTACGTCGCCTGGGTCAGATTCACGGTGAAATTGTTGGATTAAGAGATATTCCACACTATAAAGCTAATCGTCAAAGTATGTGCATCAAAACATTTAGACACTGGGAAACATTACCTCAATATTAGGTATGTCAAATTGGATTTGTTGTCAAATTGGCGCCAGAGAACACTACGCCATTCCCAGAGCATTACATCAGAATGGACAGTTAGTTCACCTGATCACCGATGCTTGGGTTCCCCCTCAATCTCCCCTAAATATTTTCCCTTTCTTATCCACAGCAGCACTACGAGAACGCTTTCATCCGGGGTTAACTCAAGCATCAGTTCAAGGCTTTACCATCTCCCTAATTGGGTTTGAACTGACTCAAAGACTGCAAAAGCGTGTGGGATGGAAACAAGTTATAGCTCGTAACCATTGGTTTCAAAAGCAAGCAATCAAGACCCTTGCAAAATTGGCGCCGCGTTTTATAAATCCTCCCATTCTATTCTCTTATAGTTATGCAGCCCTAGAGCTATTTCGATTTGCCAAACAACAGGGATGGTACACTGTCCTCGGACAAATTGATCCAGGTCCGGTGGAAGAAGTTCTAGTTACTCAAGAATATGATCGATATCCCGCCTATCGTTCAAATTGGGAACCCACACCTCGCGAATATTGGCAAACCTGGAGAGAGGAATGTACCCTAGCTGATGCCATTATGGTTAATTCTAACTGGTCGCGTCAACTTCTACAAAAAGCAGGCGTTGAGGTGAGCAAAATCCAGGTAGTTCCCTTGGTTTATACTCCGCCAGAAACAGCAATAAATTTTATCCGCACCTATCCAAAATCATTTTCCGTTGACCGCCCTTTAAGGGTGTTGTTTTTAGGACAGGTGATTTTAAGAAAAGGAATTGCTGCTGTCTTGGAAGCAGTAGAACAGCTTGAGGGATATCCCATTGAATTCTTAATAGTAGGATCGCAGCAAATTGACATTCCACCCCACCTACAAACCCATCCTCAAATTCGTTGGGTCGGTCATGTCAACCGCAGTGAAACAGCCGAATATTATCAGATGGCTGATGTGTTTTTGTTCCCGACTCTCTCCGATGGATTTGGACTCACCCAACTCGAAGCGCAAGCCTGGAAATTACCGATTATTGCTTCTCGCCATTGCGGTGAGGTGGTTGTGGATGGTGTCAATGGTTGGATTTTAGAGCAAGTCAGCGGTGAGGCGATCGCAATCCTAATTCATTCTATTTTGAGACAGCCTACACAATTACCATATCTATCAAATACTTTAGGTTTCTTATCTGGGTCTAGTCTCCCAAATTTATTGCAGTCATTACCAGCTTTTATTAGATGAACTTTACCAAAAGTCTCTTATGTCCAAAACAAGTAGTTTAAGTAGGAACATATCTATTGATGCTGTCAAACGATTTTGGATTTGGGATTTGGGATTTTGGATTGACCCCGACCACAAGGGGCAAACAATTTTAGATTTGGGATTTGGGATTTTGGATTAAATCTAAAATCTAAAATCTAAAATCTAAAATCTAAAATTCTGCGGGGCCTGCAAGGAACCGAAACAATCTAAAATCTAAAATCTAAAATCTAAAATCTAAAATTGGCTTGGTCAAAGGCATAGCATCAGTGTTGTCGTTATTCATGCATCAGGTTATATGGAAGATACTAATCTTCACGTATGGAATTGGTTTAGAAAGTATATTCCAGCAGTCCGCTAGTTCAGCAAAAAATTATCTAGCAATATTAAGGGAACACAAAAAAACTGAATTTAAATGAGAGTGCTTTTTTACTCTGTACTACCGTCACCGTATCAACGGGATTTATTCTCTGCACTATCCCAGCATCCTGATATAAATCTCAAAGTTTTTTATCTTGAACCAGCTTGCTCAGATTCGCCTTGGCCAGAAAAACCATTACAGCCTTATGAACATATTCTTCCAGGCTTTCACCTTGCTTGGGGAATATCCCGATTTCACATCAACTGGTATTTACCAAATATCACTCAATCAGATGTAGTTGTCCTCAATGGCTACATGAGTGTAACTGCTCAACTGCTGCTGAGATTGCAAGCCCAACAAATACCCTGCGTGTTTTGGGGTGAAAAGATGGCGGGTGCTTTTGGTGGGTTAAAAGGGACACTACAGCAGACATTAGCCACAGGATTGAACAATTGTAGTGCGATCGCCGCTATTGGTTCCCAAGCTATGCAAGATTACCAGCGACGTTTTCCCGAAAAACCAATCTTTAATATCCCCTACTACTGCAATCTCGCTGCATTTAGCCAAGAAATTCCCCCAAGACCCCGCACTCCCCCAACCATTTTATTTTGTGGTCAAATGATTGCTCGCAAGGGGGTTGACCTATTGCTGCTAGCTTTTGACCGACTGATACAGATGGGTCTCAAAGCTCGGTTGTTGCTAGTGGGACGTGAAGCAGATTTACCGCACATGTTGATAGCTTTATCAGATAAAACACGGAAAAACATTGAATATGCAGGTTTCCAGGCTCCCGAAGACCTACCCCATTTTTTTCGTCAAGCAGATTTGTTCGTCCTACCCAGTCGCTACGACGGTTGGGGTGTAGTCGTCAATCAAGCAATTGGTGCTGGACTACCTGTCATTTGCTCTGATGCTGTTGGCGCTGCTCATGATTTGATTGACCAGGGAATAAATGGCTACATTTTCCGTAACTCAGATGTTGATACATTAACTCAGATTTTAGCTAGATACTTGCAAAACCCAATTTTAATTCAAAAGGCTAGTTCTGCTTCTTTGCAAAAGAGTTTAGCGTGGTCTCCAAAAGCAGGCGCTCAACGTTGGGTTGATGCTTTCTATCAATTATAGCTTTTCCTGCTCGGTTCTTTTACTTACAACAATTTTCATTCATTTGAACCACAGATCTTCGTAGGGGCGCAAGGCCTTGCGCCCCTACCCTGTGGTCTATTTACCTGAAAATGGCTGTAATTACTTAATTTCAAAACGAAAAATATTTGATGAGAATTTTATTTATCAGCAGTAGCTCCGGTTCACGAGGTGGTGGAGAACTTTACTTAATCTATCTAGGACAAGAACTTGCTAAACGAGGTCATACCGTTGGGTTATGGTGTTCACAACATCCCAGAATGGATGAATTAGCCGATTCCTTTGGCAAATTTGGCGAAGTATTGCGATCGCCCTACCGCAATACCTATGATCGCAAACTCCGCTGTTTTTCAGATGTATTTCCTCGCTCTCACACCACATATCTATCACAATGTCAAGCTTTTCAACCGGATATCCTCCATTTGAACAAGCAAAACTTAGAGGATGGCTTGGATTTACTAGACTGGAGTCATCATTTACCAATTCCACATCTAGCAACTATTCATATTACTCAAACTCAAGCAAGTTTGGGTGCTTTTTTGGGGAAATGGCGTGATATTATCGCCAAAAGAAAATTACAACGTTTTAGTGGCTCACTAATAGCAATTTCTGACAATCGTGGTCAGGAATTAAGCAAATTTCTCTCTCCCTTTCCTGCATCTGTGCAAAAAATAGCTGTGATTGAAAATGGTGTTCTCATTCCCGAAAAATCAGAACGTTTAGCGAAACGCCAAGCAGCTCGTTCTCAACTAGGACTCCATCCAGATGAATTATTAATTTTAGCAGTCGGACGCATGGAAGCACAAAAGCAACCCCTTCTATTTTTGCAGTGGGCAAAAAACCTCAAACGCAACATTCCCTCAGCTCGTTTTTTATGGGTCGGAGATGGTAGCTTGGCTCCTGTATGGAATCAGTGGATTGTAGAACATCATGCCAAAGACTACATCCAACAATTAGGTTGGCAATCTGATGTTACCCCATTTTTAGCAGCAGCAGACGGCTTCTTTCATCCAGCCAAATTTGAGGGACTACCATTTGCTCTCTTGGAAGCAATGGCTTGGTCTTTACCATGTGTAATCACCCCATCTCTAGCAGATGAATTGAAATTTCCCGCACAAGTTTGCTTTGTTGCTGCTGACAACCAAAAATTTACCGGACTAGAGGCTTTTATTCAGCCTACCTTACGTGCTGATGTTGCGATCGCCGGTTATCAACTCGTCAACCAGCGATTTTCCCTAACGACGATGACAGATAAATATGAAGCTTTTTATGAAAGTCATCTACCTCGAAAATAGGGACTAAGTAGCGGTCATCAACTGCGTACACCAGCACAGATGAAACAACTTCTTATTCCCCTCTATCTCGTGGTGGATGGCCTAGGGGTGGGGTCTTATTTTCAAGTTAATTTTATTTTTGTCCACCTAATTGATTTCCCAAATTCCAACTCATGAATATTTATACCGATCCATATGAAGAACCAGAACAGCCTATATTCAAAAGGCGCATAGCTACAGCAACCATACCAGGAACATTCGCCCTACTATGTGGGTTATTGCTGGCATTTATAACTATTAATATTAACGAAACTCCCAGCCTCATGGCACGTCAGGTTGCTATTCCCGTAGGGATAGCAATAGCTGTCAACGTGGGGTTTGACAGTAGCCGAGGATTGCGAAATTTGTTTCGCGCAGATCTCCTCTGTTTAATTGCTCTATATTTCTTGACATTGGTAGAATTTTTATATCCTCAGAACCAGTTCGACCAACTCTTAACCCCTGAGAAAACTGTCCAAGCATTATATGTTGTATTAGTTGGGTTTGCAGGGTTAGCCATTGGTCGTCATTTAAACTTTTTAAAGCCAGCAGCCCAAGGTTGGTTAGACTTTAATCAAATTCCTAACCAGGTACTATTTCGGCTGTTCTTAACCGCAGCGTTATTGGGCTATTTCTACATATTCCTGTCAGTTGACTTCGATCCCTTCAAACTTTTCGACGCCTTGCTGGGTCCTCGGTTTGCTGTCCCTTGGGGACGGGGGCGTTTAGGTGACTGGCGTTCGCTTTTCATTGAATTAAAACTGTTCGTCTACGTTATACCTCCCCTGACAGGTATTATCTGGAATCGCCGCCAATATTTTCGCACTTGGCAGGTATTTTTGGTCATAGTTGTCTTTATTTTCACTCTCTTTGAAGGATTCGCAGGCGGAACTCGTAGTGTTTTTAGTACATATATTTCCACATTTTTAGGAGGGTATTTACTATCATTAAAACGACCTAATCTATTCAATGTGGCAATTCCTACTGTTGTTATGGGGCCTGCAATTGTTTTTGCAACCCGTCACATGCTTGGGTTTAGGAACATGGGGATACGTCGCTACCTCGAAACAGCGGCCTATGCTACTGAAAAAGTACAAGGAACCTTATCTGTTGACTATACAGCACTTTCCAGCAATGTGAAGTACAATATGTAAGATAGATAAATTATTATTATGAAACCATATTCCGTCGATCTGAGAGAAAAAATAGTCAATGCTTATCAGT
The Gloeotrichia echinulata CP02 DNA segment above includes these coding regions:
- a CDS encoding glycosyltransferase family 4 protein; amino-acid sequence: MSNWICCQIGAREHYAIPRALHQNGQLVHLITDAWVPPQSPLNIFPFLSTAALRERFHPGLTQASVQGFTISLIGFELTQRLQKRVGWKQVIARNHWFQKQAIKTLAKLAPRFINPPILFSYSYAALELFRFAKQQGWYTVLGQIDPGPVEEVLVTQEYDRYPAYRSNWEPTPREYWQTWREECTLADAIMVNSNWSRQLLQKAGVEVSKIQVVPLVYTPPETAINFIRTYPKSFSVDRPLRVLFLGQVILRKGIAAVLEAVEQLEGYPIEFLIVGSQQIDIPPHLQTHPQIRWVGHVNRSETAEYYQMADVFLFPTLSDGFGLTQLEAQAWKLPIIASRHCGEVVVDGVNGWILEQVSGEAIAILIHSILRQPTQLPYLSNTLGFLSGSSLPNLLQSLPAFIR
- a CDS encoding glycosyltransferase family 2 protein → MVFFSIIVPTYNRANLLKRTIESIIEQKYSDFELIIIDDGSTDKTDEVIKDFLGFCKFIKQNNLGPSFARNRGAELSSGQYLVFLDSDDLYFKWTLDIYYKTILDFNFPAIVTGSPYIFTEETNLTNVTYEPLIVESFPDYFASADKWRWFSASSFVIRKDYFEAVNGFNNKWGAEDADILMRLGTCPGFVHICKPYTFAYRQQSISLKSDSSYIKGSSQVLINSEKQGIYPGFNPRALERYQILTRATRPASLDCLHCGLYQDAWKIYKQTIFWNFKLLRWKYLFTFPFLIIGFKIRSTISHIIHNSQ
- a CDS encoding glycosyltransferase family 4 protein — protein: MRILFISSSSGSRGGGELYLIYLGQELAKRGHTVGLWCSQHPRMDELADSFGKFGEVLRSPYRNTYDRKLRCFSDVFPRSHTTYLSQCQAFQPDILHLNKQNLEDGLDLLDWSHHLPIPHLATIHITQTQASLGAFLGKWRDIIAKRKLQRFSGSLIAISDNRGQELSKFLSPFPASVQKIAVIENGVLIPEKSERLAKRQAARSQLGLHPDELLILAVGRMEAQKQPLLFLQWAKNLKRNIPSARFLWVGDGSLAPVWNQWIVEHHAKDYIQQLGWQSDVTPFLAAADGFFHPAKFEGLPFALLEAMAWSLPCVITPSLADELKFPAQVCFVAADNQKFTGLEAFIQPTLRADVAIAGYQLVNQRFSLTTMTDKYEAFYESHLPRK
- a CDS encoding glycosyltransferase; translated protein: MIVTQKLADLVSIGITTKNRWQDLEITLTKIKEVGLETLPILIFDDGSDEPCPFDISSFSQQIELKRFTESKGLIVRRNQLAQTIQTKYYLSLDDDSFPVSGSLEAAVKFAASQETNLLCLAFPVYNPVIADYQSQSLQQQPYQVRFFIGCGHLLHRQNFLHLGGYCEALIHQGEEMEIAARGFQKSLYCYHFPDVQIHHTASNQGRNWQIMDFYGARNNVFWNDWFVPKELKLMKQSRTFISRLIQCFKVRRLGQIHGEIVGLRDIPHYKANRQSMCIKTFRHWETLPQY
- a CDS encoding acyltransferase; this encodes MLRLVHNFNYRLFEGIKSRWRNLYYQALGVKLHGYIWLREIDIPRNFDDIEIESFCAFDQGVTLLCSGEPLPHPKIYIGAYTYINRNTFLDAILSLTIGQQCGIGPGCYITDHDHGLDLALAPLAQPMVAQPTKIGDRVWIGANVTILKGVTIGNDAVVGAGSVVTKDVPEKAIAVGVPAKVIKYRSEP
- a CDS encoding glycosyltransferase family 4 protein translates to MRVLFYSVLPSPYQRDLFSALSQHPDINLKVFYLEPACSDSPWPEKPLQPYEHILPGFHLAWGISRFHINWYLPNITQSDVVVLNGYMSVTAQLLLRLQAQQIPCVFWGEKMAGAFGGLKGTLQQTLATGLNNCSAIAAIGSQAMQDYQRRFPEKPIFNIPYYCNLAAFSQEIPPRPRTPPTILFCGQMIARKGVDLLLLAFDRLIQMGLKARLLLVGREADLPHMLIALSDKTRKNIEYAGFQAPEDLPHFFRQADLFVLPSRYDGWGVVVNQAIGAGLPVICSDAVGAAHDLIDQGINGYIFRNSDVDTLTQILARYLQNPILIQKASSASLQKSLAWSPKAGAQRWVDAFYQL